The region GACCCTTATGCGGTGAACTTGTTTGATGGCGATGGTATGTTCGGCTTAGATCTCGGTGTTTATGGCGCTCCAGAAACATTTCTTATCGACGCCAACGGTGTGATTCGCTATCGCCATGTGGGTGATGTGAATGCCCAAAATTGGCATAACAAGCTTGAGCCGCTTTATCAAAAATTACTGCAGGAGAATCACTCATGATGTGGCGCACTGCATTTGTTGCTTTTCTCCTGTTTTGGGCGGGCAGTTCCTTAGCGGCGATTGACGTTTACCATTTTGATTCTGCGCAGCAGGAGCAACAGTTTCAGGAATTGAGTTCCACGCTCCGTTGCCCTAAATGTCAAAACAACACCATTGCTGATTCCAACGCCGCATTGGCTCAGGACCTGCGCCATAAAGTGTATGAAATGACCATTCAAGGCAAAAGTCGCCAAGAAATTATCGATTATATGGTTGCGCGTTACGGTGATTTTATTACTTATAACCCGCCCTTAACCCTTGGGACATTAATCTTGTGGGTCGGACCACTGTTGGTGCTGATGCTAGGGGGCGTATTTATATGGCGGCGTCATCGTCTTGCAGCCCCGGATCTTGGCGCAACGCAGGGGTGGGACAGTGATAAAGAGGCTCGCTTACAATCGTTGCTCGCTTCCTCTGATAAGCATGAGGAGCACAAATGATTGAATTTTGGATAGGCGTTCTCGTGCTGGTACTGTTCGCTCTAACGGTAGTTTGTTTGCCTTGGTATCGTTCTCGACATCAGTCAGTGTCGGGTGAGGTACGCGAGCAACTGAGTAAAACCTTTTATCAAGAGCGTTTAGCGGAGTTAACTCTCGAAGCGGATCAAGGATTAGCCTCTGACGAGCAAGCGTTAGTGACGGAACTTAAGCAATCGCTACTTGATGATATTCCTGCTGCGAGCAGTGGAAACCAAACCGCATTACCTTTGTCTGAAAAGCGGTTAGTGCTGTTGGCCTCGATTGTGATGCTAGGTCTTTGCGGAGCCATGTACGCGTGGGTGGGTGGATATCAACAAGTAAGCCATTGGCAGCAAGTTCAGCACTCCTCTGAGCAGTTAACGGAAAAACTAATTACGTCGCAAGGGGCTTTAAGCACCAGCGATATGCAAGATCTGATTTTGGCGTTACGAACTCGTTTGGCGCAAAATCCGAATGATGCGACTGGCTGGACTATGTTAGGGAGAGTGGCTACGGCGGCGCAAGCAAGCGCTATTGCTATCCCCGCTTTTGGTAAAGCACATGAGTTAGCCAAACAAGATGCCAACATCACGCTGGCTTATGGGCAGAGTTTGATTTTGACGTCCGATGAAGGATTGCAGCAACAAGGGCGTGATCTGCTGTTGCCGCTGTTAGATATGCCATCAGTGGCGTTTCAAGCGCAGTCCTTATTGGCATATGACGCGTTTTCGCAGCAAAAATATGGGGACGCTATCTCGTATTGGCAAAAGATGCAAAGTGCGATTCCTGCGAATGATCAACGGTATGCTATGCTAGCTGACAGCATTGCTAAAGCCCGTCAATTGCAGGGTGACAACATGAGTCATGGGGTGGCGGTGTCGATTGCGATCGACAAAACGATAGTCATCCCTAAAAACGCCATTTTGATTGTTTCGGTTCAAGATAGTTCTGGTCAAGGAATGCCAGTGGCCGCGGCTCGTTTTTCTACCCAGCCGTTTCCGCATCATGTGGTACTGACCGATCAGAACAATTTAACACCGCAGCGCCGTTTATCGGATTTGAAACAGCTAGTGGTGAAAGCACGTATCGATTTGGACGGAAATGTTTCCACACAAAATGGCGATTGGATTGGCGTTAGCGGGCCAGTAACCTTAGGGGACCCAGTAGAGGTACTCATTCATTCGCACTAAAAAGTGCAATCAGTCAGTTGAGTTAACACGGGCCATTGTGCCATTTTTACGGATTACAGTATGAATAACCGCCTTTTTCGCGCCTTTTTCTTAGGGGTCATTGTTGCCCTAGCGGGCTGTAGCTCTGCGCCAGATCAGCAGGGAGCCCAAGAAACCAATAATGATGACCCGTTAGAGGGCTTCAACCGTACCATGTGGACGGTGAATTACGATTACCTCGACCCATATGTTCTCCGTCCGGTTTCCTTAGCCTATGTCGATTATGTACCGACACCTGTGCGCTCCGGGATCTCGAACTTTTTTGGTAACTTAGATGAACCAGCAAGCATGGTGAACAACATCATCATGGGTAATGGGCGTAAAGCACTAAACCACTTCAACCGTTTTTGGATTAACTCTACTTTCGGTATTTTAGGTCTATTTGATATCGCTTCGGCGGCGGGAATCAATAAACAAGATCAAAAGGAATTTGGTGATGCGATTGGTCACTATGGGGTCGGTAAAGGACCATATGTGATGGTTCCAGGGGCAGGGCCTTATGCTTTGCGTGATGGGGCTGATTTAGTTGACTCCACCTACTTGCCGCTCTCTTATCTCAATATTTGGGCTAGCATCGGTAAATTTGTTTTCCAAGGTTTAGAAACCCGTGCCGCACTGGTTCAACAAGAACCTATGCTCAAAAACTCTCCCGATCCTTACGCCTTCACGCGTGATGCTTATCTGCAACATCTCGACTTTAAAGCGGAAGTTACCAAAGATGACTACAACGCAGAAGAAGAAGATAAGCTAGACGATTATCTCGATCAGTACTGATTAAGCGCTCATCACCCGACCGCTAAAATACTCATTCGCCACGATGTATTCCGTGTGGCGAGTGAGCTCATCATAATGCAACGATTCACTGTGATGTGGCTCATTAGAGAGCTGCGGGACGACACCTCCGACACGAATGTTGAAAGGGGTTAGCTCTTGAGCCCAGCTTTGGGTAAAACCAGACACCATCGAGCTTGCACTGACTAACCCGTTCAATTCCATGGCTCCACTGTACGAGATGACGTTAACGATCACACCTTTGTTTTGCGCTTGCCGCATACGTTCCGCACAGCCATAGCCAAATAAGAAGAAGTGTGCCGTTAAGGTGCTCCATTGTTGCACGAATTGATCGGAAGCCGCTTCGTCGACGAAAGAGGGCAGTACCACATTAGGCCAGTGGTTGATTAGTACATCTGGTGCCTGATGGTAAGTTTCCTGCACAAAATCGAGAATCGCTTCGACTGCTTTAGGTTGGCAAGAGGTCAGCACACAGGAGTGTACTTGATCATTGACATCTCGGCACAGCTGCACCGTTTTCATTAAGTTGGTTTCATCGTGATCACAAAGGATCAAGCGTGCGCCTAAGCGAGCATAGTGAATGGCGAGTGATCTGCCGAGTAAAGAACTCGCGGAAGTGATTAAAATAACAGCACTTTCTATTTTCATCCCACTCTCCCACCTAATTTATTGAACGGCTCCCTTTCTTAGAGGGTTTTGACAGCATGGTTGATGAGATCAATTCACAGTGTGAATAAGATCAAAGATCACTGCTTGGGGAACAAATAGGGTGGGTTTCTTTGCTGCGATTCACACAAACGAGTGTATAGCACTAAGCGTTACACTTAAGCCTGTGCTCGGATCTGATCGTGGCGGTTAGCGTAGACTAATTGTTGATATAAATCAGCAGGTAACAACTTCTTAGGTGCTTTATCTGCCAAATGGCGACGCTCATGTCCTGAGAGGTTGAAGTAGACATCTTCAGGGAAACCTTGGGTATCTTCAGGGAGATAGGTGAGCGCATCTGGAATCAGATAGTGACTGAGTTTTGCGCTTGCCAAACCACCATCATGAAACTGTTTGGCTTGCTCAGCAGAAATCGCATAAGAGCTTTGATCGTTTTGCAGTGCTTGTGGCTCTTGCAATTGAAAACGCTGACGTAGCAGTTTATCCGTAGTAATGGTCTCATCAATCTGATCGACCGGGGTGTTGTCCCGTACGTCATTGGAGAACATCGCGAGCATCAGGGCAAAATCAGCACGACGGGCTTGGTGGACGGCTTGGTTAATCCCAGTACCGACCTTAAGCTCGTTAATTATCGCTGCTTTGTCTAAAGTATGAACTTGCATTGTGCTCTCCGTAAGTTATTCACCTTAACGGCGCGTCAGGCGAAAACTTGAGGCTTTTTATTGGATTAATTACCAAGCAAGCCAAGAGAGTCGTCAATGGGGTTAACCGTTGGAGGGCAAATAAAAAGCCAGCGACTGGGCGCTGGCTTGATTCGGTAGCATCAAATGCACTAAGACTTAAGCAATCTTAGTTAACCAGTTGTGTGTATCTGGTGCTTTACCCCATTGAATGTCATTCAATGCTTGGCGTAGTTTGGTCGCCATTGGGCCGATATCACCATTACCGACTGGGTAATCTTTACCGTTGTAAATGAAAGTACCTACTGAAGTTAGCACTGCAGCTGTACCAGAAAGCATCGCTTCAACGCCAGGTTTCGCTGCACGTTCTAGAAGCTCTTCTACTGACACTTCACGTTCACTTACTGTCATACCAAGGTCTTTAGCAATAGTCAGGATACTTGAGCGAGTAACACCATGTAGGAAGCTTGAATCCAATGCTTTAGTAATGATTTCATTACCATCAACCAATAGGAAGTTTGCTGCGCCAGTTTCAGTGATGTAACCATTTGGGCAGAAAAGGATTTGGTCTGCTTGGTATTTTTGTTTCGCTTCGATGGTTGGACGCAACGCGCTAGCGTAGTTACCGCCGCTCTTGATCATCCCCATGTGTGACGCACAGCGTTGACCGGTTTCATCCAGCATTAGACGCAGTGCGTGAGCACCGCCAGCGAAGTAGTCGCCCACTGGAGAAAGAAGAATGTACGCCATAGAGCTGTTTGTTGCAGATGCAGCTTTACCAATCTGAGCTTCTGTACCAATGTGTGTTGGACGAATGTACATAGATCCTGGTGCTTCTGGAACATCTGCTGCGAATTCAGCCACGATGGTTTTAATCATGTCGCTGATCTGCTCTTTGTTTAGCTCTGGTAGTGCAAGTAAGTGACTGCTTTGAGCAAAACGTTCAATGTTTTGGTCCATTCGAAAGACGTGCACACTGCCGTCTTCGTGACGGAACGCTTTCAAGCCTTCAAAACAAGTACTTGAGTAGTGTAGAACGTGTGCACCTGGATGAAGAGAGATGCTGTTTGAATCAACGATTTTAGTTTCAGACCATTGATTATTTTCGAAGGTTGCCATTGCCATTTTCGGCATGAACACGCTACCAAAAGCCGCCATTATGATTTCCCTAATGAATAAATATAATTGAAAAGATGTTGTGCGATTAAGTTTGGGCAGGCGATAAGATGAGTCGTCCAAGACCTAATCTCAGAATACTAAAACAGATCGAGTTTGTAAGAAAGAGCGAAGCGGTGATTGGGATGAATTAGTTTTGCTGATTCAAAAGGTTTATTCTTTTTCCCACGTTTTAGCGCTGCTTTTATCACTCACACTAATTGATTTCTCTCCTATCGATGAGATTGATGGGCTATGCGACGCTTCACTCAACGGAACCTGTGAGTCTTTGATTGCGTGAGTATGTGCATAAGATAAACAAGGTGTGAGACTTCATTGAGCAAAGTGATGACTTTATT is a window of Vibrio porteresiae DSM 19223 DNA encoding:
- a CDS encoding cytochrome c-type biogenesis protein translates to MMWRTAFVAFLLFWAGSSLAAIDVYHFDSAQQEQQFQELSSTLRCPKCQNNTIADSNAALAQDLRHKVYEMTIQGKSRQEIIDYMVARYGDFITYNPPLTLGTLILWVGPLLVLMLGGVFIWRRHRLAAPDLGATQGWDSDKEARLQSLLASSDKHEEHK
- the ccmI gene encoding c-type cytochrome biogenesis protein CcmI, with product MIEFWIGVLVLVLFALTVVCLPWYRSRHQSVSGEVREQLSKTFYQERLAELTLEADQGLASDEQALVTELKQSLLDDIPAASSGNQTALPLSEKRLVLLASIVMLGLCGAMYAWVGGYQQVSHWQQVQHSSEQLTEKLITSQGALSTSDMQDLILALRTRLAQNPNDATGWTMLGRVATAAQASAIAIPAFGKAHELAKQDANITLAYGQSLILTSDEGLQQQGRDLLLPLLDMPSVAFQAQSLLAYDAFSQQKYGDAISYWQKMQSAIPANDQRYAMLADSIAKARQLQGDNMSHGVAVSIAIDKTIVIPKNAILIVSVQDSSGQGMPVAAARFSTQPFPHHVVLTDQNNLTPQRRLSDLKQLVVKARIDLDGNVSTQNGDWIGVSGPVTLGDPVEVLIHSH
- a CDS encoding MlaA family lipoprotein, yielding MNNRLFRAFFLGVIVALAGCSSAPDQQGAQETNNDDPLEGFNRTMWTVNYDYLDPYVLRPVSLAYVDYVPTPVRSGISNFFGNLDEPASMVNNIIMGNGRKALNHFNRFWINSTFGILGLFDIASAAGINKQDQKEFGDAIGHYGVGKGPYVMVPGAGPYALRDGADLVDSTYLPLSYLNIWASIGKFVFQGLETRAALVQQEPMLKNSPDPYAFTRDAYLQHLDFKAEVTKDDYNAEEEDKLDDYLDQY
- a CDS encoding SDR family oxidoreductase; amino-acid sequence: MKIESAVILITSASSLLGRSLAIHYARLGARLILCDHDETNLMKTVQLCRDVNDQVHSCVLTSCQPKAVEAILDFVQETYHQAPDVLINHWPNVVLPSFVDEAASDQFVQQWSTLTAHFFLFGYGCAERMRQAQNKGVIVNVISYSGAMELNGLVSASSMVSGFTQSWAQELTPFNIRVGGVVPQLSNEPHHSESLHYDELTRHTEYIVANEYFSGRVMSA
- a CDS encoding VC2046/SO_2500 family protein; this translates as MQVHTLDKAAIINELKVGTGINQAVHQARRADFALMLAMFSNDVRDNTPVDQIDETITTDKLLRQRFQLQEPQALQNDQSSYAISAEQAKQFHDGGLASAKLSHYLIPDALTYLPEDTQGFPEDVYFNLSGHERRHLADKAPKKLLPADLYQQLVYANRHDQIRAQA
- a CDS encoding branched-chain amino acid aminotransferase; the protein is MAAFGSVFMPKMAMATFENNQWSETKIVDSNSISLHPGAHVLHYSSTCFEGLKAFRHEDGSVHVFRMDQNIERFAQSSHLLALPELNKEQISDMIKTIVAEFAADVPEAPGSMYIRPTHIGTEAQIGKAASATNSSMAYILLSPVGDYFAGGAHALRLMLDETGQRCASHMGMIKSGGNYASALRPTIEAKQKYQADQILFCPNGYITETGAANFLLVDGNEIITKALDSSFLHGVTRSSILTIAKDLGMTVSEREVSVEELLERAAKPGVEAMLSGTAAVLTSVGTFIYNGKDYPVGNGDIGPMATKLRQALNDIQWGKAPDTHNWLTKIA